A genomic segment from Ruegeria sp. TM1040 encodes:
- a CDS encoding lytic transglycosylase domain-containing protein, with amino-acid sequence MHRRHLILTLAALFLNSVAGCARTDNDVSRSFNPPLYPNETPELRKKINYWADYYEVPRSLVHRLAIRESTHRPWAVNRPYYGLLQILPATARSMGFRGQPQELLDADTNLKYAVRYLRGAWLISDGSQDNAVKHYSRGYYYEAKRRGMLKETGLR; translated from the coding sequence ATGCATCGTCGTCATCTGATTTTGACCTTGGCGGCTCTTTTCCTCAACTCCGTGGCGGGATGCGCGCGCACCGACAATGATGTCAGCCGCAGCTTCAACCCTCCGCTTTATCCAAATGAAACGCCGGAGCTGCGGAAAAAGATCAATTATTGGGCCGATTACTATGAGGTGCCGCGCAGCCTCGTGCACCGACTCGCCATCCGCGAGAGCACGCACCGCCCCTGGGCCGTCAATCGCCCCTATTACGGTCTGTTGCAGATTCTGCCTGCCACAGCGCGATCCATGGGGTTTCGGGGCCAGCCGCAGGAGCTTCTGGATGCGGATACCAACCTGAAATACGCGGTGCGCTATCTGCGCGGAGCGTGGTTGATTTCCGATGGCAGTCAAGACAACGCAGTCAAACATTATTCGCGCGGCTATTACTACGAAGCCAAGCGCCGTGGCATGCTCAAAGAGACCGGGCTACGCTGA
- a CDS encoding flagellin: protein MSSILTNNGAMVALQTLKSVNDDLGKVQTSISTGKEVGTAKDNSAVWAISKTMESDIAGFEAIEDGLSVGEATVAVASAGAEQIVEKLTEMKELIVSAQSENVDHAKIQTDIDSKVAQVDAIISAAQFNGANLLATDVDGNGATSLGVLASLDREGAGGTVTAVEISVASVDFEADLDLSSSLTSITDSTTAATALGEIETMIQTAITGAASLGADAARLEDQSEFVGNLVDSMTLGVSTMTDTDMEEASARLSALQTQQDLATQSLTIANEAPSSLLQLFR from the coding sequence ATGTCCAGCATTCTGACAAACAACGGCGCAATGGTTGCGCTCCAGACCCTGAAGTCCGTCAACGACGACCTCGGCAAAGTTCAAACCAGCATTTCCACCGGTAAAGAGGTGGGTACAGCGAAAGACAATTCCGCTGTTTGGGCGATCTCCAAGACCATGGAATCCGACATCGCAGGCTTTGAAGCCATTGAGGATGGCCTCTCCGTGGGTGAAGCCACCGTTGCGGTTGCCTCCGCCGGTGCCGAGCAGATCGTTGAAAAACTGACCGAGATGAAAGAGCTGATCGTCTCCGCGCAGTCCGAAAACGTGGACCACGCCAAGATCCAGACAGACATCGACTCCAAAGTGGCACAGGTCGATGCGATCATCTCCGCTGCGCAGTTCAACGGTGCCAACCTGCTGGCGACCGACGTTGACGGCAATGGCGCAACCAGCCTGGGTGTTCTGGCGTCGCTGGACCGTGAGGGTGCCGGTGGCACTGTGACCGCGGTTGAGATCAGCGTAGCGTCGGTTGACTTCGAGGCGGACCTTGATCTGTCTTCCAGCCTGACCTCGATCACCGACTCCACCACCGCGGCCACCGCGCTGGGTGAGATCGAGACCATGATCCAGACTGCAATCACCGGTGCGGCTTCGTTGGGTGCGGATGCTGCACGTCTCGAGGACCAGTCCGAATTTGTGGGCAACCTCGTTGACTCCATGACCCTCGGTGTGTCGACCATGACGGACACCGACATGGAAGAAGCCTCCGCGCGTCTGTCTGCTCTGCAGACCCAGCAGGATCTTGCGACCCAGTCGCTGACCATCGCGAATGAAGCGCCGAGCTCGCTGCTGCAGCTCTTCCGCTAA
- a CDS encoding flagellin has product MSSILTNNGAMVALQTLKSVNDDLGKAQTSISTGKEVGTAKDNSAVWAISKTMESDIAGFESIEDGLSVGEATVAVASAGAEQIVEKLTEMKELIVSAQSENVDHAKIQTDIDSKADQIDAIISAAQFNGANLLATDVDGNGATSLGVLASLDREGAGGTVTAVEISVASADFESGLDVAGMTSITDATTAATALGEIETLIQTAITGAAALGADASRLEDQSEFVGNLVDSMTKGVSTMTDTNMEEASARLSALQTQQDLATQSLTIANEAPSSLLQLFR; this is encoded by the coding sequence ATGTCCAGCATTCTGACAAACAACGGCGCAATGGTTGCGCTGCAGACCCTGAAGTCCGTCAACGACGACCTCGGCAAAGCTCAAACCAGCATTTCCACCGGTAAAGAGGTGGGGACAGCGAAAGACAATTCCGCTGTTTGGGCGATCTCCAAGACCATGGAATCCGACATCGCAGGCTTTGAATCGATCGAAGACGGCCTCTCCGTGGGTGAAGCCACCGTTGCGGTTGCCTCCGCCGGTGCCGAGCAGATCGTTGAAAAACTGACCGAGATGAAAGAGCTGATCGTCTCCGCGCAGTCCGAAAACGTCGACCACGCCAAGATCCAGACAGACATCGACTCCAAAGCCGATCAGATTGACGCGATCATCTCCGCTGCGCAGTTCAACGGTGCCAACCTGCTGGCGACCGACGTTGACGGCAATGGCGCGACCAGCCTGGGTGTTCTGGCGTCGCTGGACCGTGAGGGTGCCGGTGGCACTGTGACCGCGGTTGAGATCAGCGTTGCCTCTGCTGACTTTGAGTCCGGTCTGGATGTTGCAGGCATGACGTCGATCACCGACGCCACCACCGCGGCTACCGCTCTGGGTGAGATCGAGACCCTGATCCAAACCGCGATCACCGGTGCCGCGGCTCTGGGTGCGGACGCCTCACGTCTTGAAGACCAGTCCGAGTTTGTGGGCAACCTCGTCGACTCCATGACCAAAGGTGTGTCGACCATGACGGACACCAACATGGAAGAGGCCTCCGCGCGTCTGTCCGCTCTGCAGACCCAGCAAGACCTGGCAACGCAGTCGCTGACCATTGCGAATGAAGCGCCGAGCTCGCTGCTGCAGCTCTTCCGCTAA
- a CDS encoding flagellin — translation MSSILTNYGAMTALRTLKAINGNLNDVQTSISTGKRIGAAKDNSAVWAISKTMEADISGFRSIKSSLALGEATVAVASAGAEQIVEKLTEIKELIVSAQSENVDHDTIQTDITSKVDQIEAIISAAQFNGANLLSTDVDGNGATSLGVLASLDRSGAGGTVTSSEISVASVNFDSSLDLASNLTAITDSTTAATALTEIEDFLQVAINGAASLGSSASRIEDQSDFVGRLVDAMEQGVSAMTDTDMEEASARLSALKTQQELAIQSLTIANQSPRLLLELFRR, via the coding sequence ATGTCCAGTATATTGACCAATTACGGGGCGATGACGGCCCTGCGCACTCTCAAGGCCATTAACGGCAACCTGAACGACGTGCAGACCTCGATCTCCACCGGCAAGCGGATCGGTGCGGCCAAAGACAATTCTGCGGTCTGGGCCATCTCCAAGACGATGGAGGCCGACATCTCCGGCTTCCGCTCAATCAAGAGCAGCCTCGCGTTGGGCGAGGCAACCGTGGCCGTGGCCTCTGCCGGAGCGGAGCAGATTGTTGAAAAACTTACGGAAATCAAAGAGCTGATTGTTTCGGCGCAGTCCGAGAACGTCGATCATGATACCATTCAGACCGACATCACCTCCAAGGTGGACCAGATCGAGGCGATCATCTCTGCCGCGCAGTTCAACGGTGCAAATCTGCTCTCGACCGATGTGGATGGCAATGGCGCCACCTCACTTGGGGTCCTGGCTTCGCTGGATCGCAGCGGCGCTGGCGGCACCGTCACGTCGAGCGAGATCTCCGTGGCTTCGGTGAATTTCGACTCCTCTCTGGATCTGGCCAGCAACCTCACGGCGATCACGGATTCCACAACCGCGGCCACGGCGCTGACCGAGATCGAGGATTTCTTGCAGGTGGCGATCAACGGCGCGGCATCGCTGGGCTCATCGGCCTCGCGGATCGAGGATCAATCGGATTTTGTGGGGCGTCTGGTGGACGCCATGGAGCAAGGTGTCTCCGCCATGACCGACACGGATATGGAAGAGGCCTCGGCGCGTCTCTCGGCGCTGAAGACCCAGCAGGAACTGGCGATCCAGTCGCTCACCATTGCCAATCAATCCCCAAGGCTGCTGCTCGAGCTGTTCCGCCGCTAG